The nucleotide window CTTAATGGCCATTGCTGTATTGAAAGAGTTGGGCGCCGCCAAGGTTTTTGCCACCGCAGGAGGTTTGAACAAGACCCGCATGGAATTGGCTAGGATAATGGGAGCGGACATGGTCCTAAGCGCGAAGGAAGAAGGCGATAAACTGGTCGAGAGCATAATTAACGCAACTGACGGCGATGGAGTGGACATTGCCCTAGAAATGTCTGGCGATCCGAACGCTTTAAGACAAGCTTTTGAAATGTTGACGCCAGGTGGCAGGGTATCACTTTTGGGGATTTTTGAGAACCCCGTTGACTTCGATCTAAATAGCGCCGTGATTTTCAGGTCTGCAACAGTGTTTGGCATTACGGGTCGGAGAATGTTCGAAACGTGGTATCAAGTGCGTGGCTTGCTTGCTAAACCTAGCTTTAGGGAGAAGATTTCCGCTGTGATAACGCATAGATTGCCCATTCATGATATAGGCAAGGCTTTGGATTTGATAAATTCAAAGCAGGCTGGAAAAATCGTTTTGGAGCCGAAGTGGTGAAAAGGTTAAGAGAAATGCGGGAGTGAGACTAACTTCTCAAGGTGAAGATGCCATGCGTGACCCAACCAAGTTCTTAGCACAGGAATATCAAGAGCTGGTGAAGAACCAACTTGACTGGAAAATCAGAGTACTTGAAGGACCGAGCACGGCTTGGTGCAAGGTTGACGGCAAGAAAGTGCTGATGCTCTGCTCGAACAATTACTTGAGCTTGAGCACACATCCAAAGGTCAAAGAGGCTGCGTTGAAGGCTATTGAGACGCATGGAGCAGGCTCCGGTTCGGTTAGACCAATCGCAGGAACCATGGACATGCACATCGAACTGGAAAAACGACTTGCCAAGTTCAAACACGCGGAAGCCTCACTGGTTTATCAAACTGGGTTTGCCGCGAACGCCGGACTCATCCCGCAACTAGCTGGAAAGGAAGACTTGATGATCAGTGATGAACTCAACCATGGCAGTATAATCGACGGCGTGAGACTGAGCCATTCGGAGAGGGCAGTGTACAAACACAGCAACATGAAAGATTTAGAAATGGTTTTGAACGAGGCTGAAAAACACACGCCGTCTTACAGGAGAATTCTGATAATGACAGACGGAGTGTTTTCAATGGACGGTGACATCACGCCACTTGACCAAATCGCAAAACTGGGTGCAGAACACGGTGCTATGGTTTACGTTGACGACGCCCACGGCGAAGGAGTCTTAGGGGATGGCGGAAGAGGCATAGTCTCTCACTTCAAACTCAGCCGCAGCAATGTGCACGTTGAGATGGGAACATTCTCTAAAGCTTTCGGCGTTGTAGGTGGTCACATCTCGGGAAGCCAAGACCTTGTAAACTTCGCCTTCAACAAGTCTCGAACGTGGCTGCTAAGCGGTTCGCATCCACCACCCGTAGCGGCTGCTTGCATAGCCGCAATCGATGTACTTGAGAAAGAGCCTCAACATGTGAAAAATCTGTGGGACAACACACGATACTTTAAGAAGACCATGAAGGACTTGGGCTTTAACATTGGTAATAGTCAGACACCCATAACACCAGTTATTGTGGGTGAAAGCGGGGTGGCCAAGAAATTGAGTTCGCGGTTGTTTGAAGAGGGCATTTTCGCTCTGCCGATTGTCTTTCCTATGGTGGCGAGGGACAAGGCCCGCATAAGAACCATGATGAACGCTCAACTAACAACTGAAGACTTGGACTTCGCAATAAGGGCATTTGAAAAGATCGGCAAAGAACTGCACATCATATAAGTCTCCATCTCCCCAGCCTCAGTTCAAGACCGATCCCCACCAGAGACTCTTAGAACCGCAATTCGACAGTCTTTTCTACTGCTGGCGCCAAAGCCAAAGCAAAATTAACGCAATTTTCAACAAGGAAGAAACGTGTCCGAATTGAATCTTGCGCCTTTCGTTTAAACTGTGAACGATTCGCGTAGATTCGGGACCCATTTTTGACGCGTTTGGTGCTAGCTCCAATGGCTCCGTGTTCCCGGCTCTTGATTTGGTGAGTAGTTTATGCCACCTGCAGTTTTCGGGTAGCCTTGACTATGGGCTTCGAACAGGTAATGATCCGTCTAGATTTGCCTATTTAAGCTTCGTTTTGAATCGCTTTTCTAGTCTGAGTGTTAGCAATCACGAAAACGTTTATGTTGTTTGAGGGCGACACGGTTGACACGTAAGGAAAGGCGCATATGCACACTGTATTCCGCGACCTGTGCGAACTTGGCGAGAAGCTGGGATCTACAACCAAGCGTCTCGCGAAGATTAGTTTGGCTGCGGTTTTTTTGAGAAGCCTTCAGCCTGAAGAGGTTGAGCCAGCGGTTTCTATGCTTTTGGGGCGTCCTTTTCCAAGGTGGGATCAGCGCGTGCTCGATATCAGTTGGGCAACGTTGAGTGGCGTAGTCAAACGTATCACGGATCTTGATTGGAGTAGTTTTCGAGTTGCGTATGGTCAGTCTGGTGACCTTGGATCAGCCATCAAAGTTGTGTTTGATTCTAGTAAGATTAGAAAGCAGGCTACGCTGTTTGATAAGCCATTGACCATTATGGAAGTGAGGCGCACCTTTGAGAACATTGCAGAGGCATCAGGTTCTGGTTCGAGAGAACGCAAAGAGCGCTTGATGATAACATTGTTTGGTCAAGTCTCATCTCTTGAGGCAAAGTATCTCGTCAAGATTTTGATTGGAGAAGTGCGGACAGGGTTCAATGAAGGATTAATGGAGATGGCCGTGGCTAAAGCCTTCGAGGTTCCGCTCGAAGAGGTTCAAACCTCAAGCATGTTGACAGGCGACATAGGCGAAACAGCGTCAATCTTAAGGACAAAAGGCAGAGAGGGAATAGCGCAGCTGGGGTTTCGGATTTTCCGACCTGTCAAGCCGATGATGGCGCAGATGGCCGAAAACGTTGAGGAAGCACTGAAAGAGGCAGGCGGATCTGTAGCTTTTGAATACAAGCTAGATGGTGCACGGATACAGGTTCACAAGTCGGACAATGAGGTTCGAGTTTACAGTCGCCGCCTTACGGATGTAACTGGAAGCCTTCCGGAGGTTGTTGAACTCATTCGTGAGGAAATTAAAGCGCGCCATGCCATTCTTGAAGGTGAAGTTATAGCTGTAGGCAAAGATCGTGGCAGTCCGCTTCTGTTTCAGCATTTGATGCGCAGGTTTCGCCGAGTGCATGAGGTAGATGAGATGACTAAGGAGATTCCCGTTGAGCTTCAATTGTTCGACGTTATCTTTCTTGATGGTGAGAGTTTGGTGAACATGCCCTATGCCGAGCGGAGGAAAAGGCTGGTCAACATTGCCGGGGCAATACAGCTGACAAAGCAGATCGTAACCGATAATGAAAGGCAGGCTGAAGAGTTCTTGCGTGAAGCCTTAAACAGTGGTCATGAGGGCTTGGTTGCCAAAAAGCTCGACAGTCCTTACACACCTGGCATAAGGGGCAAGCGTTGGTTCAAGATTAAACAAGTGCTTGAGCCCTTAGATCTTGTAATCGTGGCAGCTGAGTGGGGTTACGGCAGGAGGCACAATTGGCTCAGCGATTATTACCTAGCTGCTCGGGACACTCAAACAGGAGAATTCATGAGTGTGGGCAAGACGTTTAAGGGCTTGACCGATCAGGAAATAATCGATATGACTGGGCGACTGAAGGCTTTGATAGTCCGCGAAGAGCCGCATCGGGTCATTGTTGCACCTAAAGTTGTGGTTGAAGTAGCCTACAATGAGATTCAGAAAAGCCCTAAATATGAATGCGGCATGGCTCTACGGTTCGCCCGTATAATGCGTATTAGGGATGATAAAGCTCCTGAAGACGCCGATACCATACAACATATTCGAGAAATATATGAGAAACAATACGAGAAGAAGGCGAGACTGTAATGCAGCAGAGTAAAATGGCTCAACTCGGAGTGGTGCTTTTTTTTGTTGGTGTTGGGTCCACTTTCGTTTGGTGGTATTCGATTGGATACTTATTCCTTGGTTGGTACTGGGCGTATCAAATTTCCGCCCTGACTTTTGCAGCACTGATGGTTAGTCCCTCGGTCGTGTTGACTATTGCAGGACTCGTTTTGTACATCACCGGGCGTAAGACGTTCTGGAAGTCCGAGCGTCCGAAGGGTTTGCTTGCTTTCCTCGGGCTCGTTCTTATGGTCATAGGTGGGTTCTTTGGTGCATGGTACTGGGCTTTCGCAGATTACGCTGCTCGTAAGCTTCTGCCCCCTTATAACGAGCCTCTGGTTTATTACCTGGGAACAAACTCGCCGTATTTCGTATTGTTTGCGCTGTGGATTTTCTCCGGTTTATTGATTTTTGCTGACTCTATCGAGGCTATGTTGGCGAAAAGGAAGAATTAGGTTCAAGGATGAATGTTGGTTAAGCGAGCGATGCGGTTTGTAGAATTAAAGGTAATAGCGAGTGTTGGTTGTGCATGTTGGAGGCTGCGGGAAAGTAAATTTCAGAAGAAGAAGGCGCCTTTTCCCTTTAGCCTTCTTCTACCATGTTGAGATGCGTTTTGCAGCTGAAGCTGTATGGATGTCGTCGTCAGCGTGTTCCGGGTGACATCAACGCCCAGAATGTTTGTGGCTGCGGGCAGTGGCTTGAACAGTCGTAGATGAACGCACAAAAGCAGGCTATCTTCGGCGTTGATGGGACTAAGCTGTTTCAAAGTTGTTATTGCCTCAGGCTAATTTGTCATAACAACAACTTCTTGAATGTTGATTCCTACCTAGGACTCAGAGCCTTTCTGAAATCAAAAGTATCTTCCAGTATGTCGTCTTTGTGCTCTGTGATGTCTCTTCCTAGCTCCATGAGTTTTGTTATCGCCGTAGCTGCCCTTCTGTCTCCAAGCAGTATGGCGCCAACTATTCTGCCTTGATCCAAGACAACTTTCTTATAAACCCCTCTTTCCTTCTCGATTTTCTTAACCTCTTCAAACCGCGAACCCTCTGGATTCGCCAAACCGATCGAAGTTAGGTCTATGCCAACAATCTTTAACGTGTTAGATGAAACCGTACCGCGGTACTCCTGGTTTTTATCCAGCATGTTCAAAGCTGCAGTTCTAGCCTGTTCCTCAGCAGCCGGAATAATGCCGTAGACCTTGCCCTCAAACTCGGCTACATCACCTGCTGCATACACGTTTGGAGCACTGGTCTGCAAATATTGGTCGACCACTACCCCTTTGCTCACTTTAATTCCAGTATCCGCCGCAAGCTCTACGTTGGGCCTGACTCCTGCGGAAAACAATACAAGACCTCCTTGAAGTTCAGTGCCATTGTCCAACACGACGCCAGAAACTTCCTGATCTCCACTGACTTCCTGCGTCTTAACACCCAAAACAACATTGACGCCCAATTTCTCGATCTGGCTTCTTAGAACCTCTGCGCCATCAATGTCCAACTGATTTGGCAGCAACCGTGGGAAAATTTCTACTACATCGACGTCTTGGCCCAATCTGCGTAGAGATGCGGCAAACTCTAAGCCTAGAAGCCCTCCGCCAATTACAATAGCTTTGCCCCCTTTCTTGGCATATTCTCTGATTGCAATGGCATCTTCCATTGAACGAAGAGAAAAGACGCCTTCTCTGTCCGTGCCTTTTATCGGAGGAATGAAAGGGTGGGCGCCGTTGGCCAAAAGAAGTTTATCGTAGTTTGTCCTAGCACCGTCCTTGAGCAGAAGCTCGTTTCTAGCTATATCAATGCTTATCGCCTTTCTTCGCGTGTAAATCCTGATGCCTCGATTTTCAAACCATTCTTTCTGGAAAGCGTATATTTCTTCAGGCTGAGCTTCTCCTGAAAGAATGTTGTACAGTTTGGGGCGTGGATAGTAGAGGTAATTCTCGTCAGTGTATATTGTCACATTAGCTTCTGGGTTGTTCTGTTTCAATGTGGTCGCCGCAGTTACACCCGCGACTCCGCATCCTATGATTACCAAGTTCAATATTGCGTTTCCAGCCTAGATATTCCGGATGATCGACTAGAAACTGCGATGCTAAGTTATCTTGCTGAATTTGTTCTTAGGCGCGCCGCAGATCGAACATATTTCAGGCGGACTGCCCTCAACCGTGTTGCCACAGACGCCACACACGTAGTAATCGACTTTCGACAAGTCTTTCTTGGTTTTCACGGCTTCAATAGCCTTGGAGTACAAGCCTGCGTGAATTTGCTCCACTTTGTTGGCTACTTCGAAACTCCAGGCCGCTTGCTTGTCTCCTTCTTCCTTGGCAACCCTCAAGTATTCAGGGTACATTTTTTGAAACTCAAAGGTCTCGCCAGACAAGGCCGCCTCCAAATTTTCAGCGGACGATCTTATCTCACCTATTATTCTGAGGTGGTTCAAGGCGTGAACCGTCTCAGCCTCGGCTGCTGCTCTGAAAAGTTTTGCTACTTGCGGAAAGCCTTCTTCGTCTGCTTTTCGAGCGAATGCTGTGTAACGTCTATTTGCCTGAGACTCGCCTGCGAACGCGTTTTTAAGGTTTTCAACTGTCTTGGGCATAATTAGTTTCACCCTTAACGCTAAATATCACATTCGAAGCGATATAGGTTCTCCTTACACAAGTAGAAATCAAGGCATTGCCTGAAGAATGAGGAGATTCGATGGGCTTAGTATATGCTTGTGTTGCTCCACACGGAGCTGAGATAATTCCTCAACTGGCTGGGGAAAAGCTAGACGCTTTCAGCAAGACAAGGCGCGGAATGGAAACATTAGCTAGTGAAATGAAAGACCACAAGGTCAGCACAATAGTTGTTGCGACTCCGCACAACCTGCGACTGAGGGGCAACATCGGAGTTGTGGTCACGGAGTTTGCTGAGGGGTCGTTGAAGACTGAAGGTGGCTCGGTTCAAATTCGTTTCAAGTGTGACCGTGCTCTCGCTGAAGTGATTCTGCAAGGGACTCAGAAAGCCAAGCTTCCCGTTGTGGCAGTCAATTATGGCACGGCTGATGGCGAAGCGTCCTGCATGCCTCTGGATTGGGGAGCGCTGATTCCTCTATGGTTCTTCGGATGTCAGAAAAAGAAGACAAAAGTGGTAATTGTGACACCATCCAGAGAAATCCCGCTCAATGATCTCGTAAGATTCGGACGCGTGATAGCTAAAGCCGCAGAAAAGTCTAGGACAAGAGTGGCTTTAGTCGCAAGTGCTGACCAAGCACACACTCACAACAAGAGAGGCCCCTACGGTTTCCACGCTGACGCCACAAAATTCGACAAGCTAGTTGTAGACGCAGTCAAGGAAGGCAACCTTAAGAGGTTGCTCAGCTTGGACCGGCAGCTTGTTGAGAACGCCAAGCCTGATAGCCTGTGGCAGATAGCCACTCTTATAGGCGTGTCTGAGCACGTGCCGATGAAAGGAAGACTTGTCTCGTACGAAGCGCCCACATACTTTGGCATGCTGTGCGCAGCTTACACAACTTTGTAATACCCGTATTCCTTCTGTTCTTTTCAGTTTTTCTGAAGAATAGATAGAACTGTGAGCTTGCGCTAAAGTACGTGGCGGTCGTGAAGAGAAAAGGCGAGTAGAAATCGTTGCCAGTCATTAATACGCCTGAGATTGACGCCGTAATTGCTTGGGGAATGTTATCAACTATGATCATTAAGCCGCTGGTTGTGGCGCGCTCGTTTTCGGAAACCATCTCCATCTGTAAAGTAGTGTTAATTGGTCCCGCCATCTTCATAAGCGCTCCACGAACGAGGTAGGCGAATGTTGCCAGAGGCAAGTTTGGCGCCAATGCCACTCCCATGATGAAGGGCATCGAGAGATACTGACAGGTAACCACGGCCTTAACCTTGCCAAGTTTATTCGCAATCGCTGGAGCCAGAAAGGTGCCGATGGCTAGTGTGACGCTTCCCAAGGCGAAGATTGTGCCGATCTGTTCAGGTGTGACGGCTAGTTTAAGCTTGAAGAATATACTGAACAAAGGGACGATGAATCCCCTTTGCCAAAACAGATTTTCACTTTCAGCCAAGTCTGTCTGAGCATTCGTTGTTTGCTGCTTCGCTTATCTTTTAAACTTAGTCCGAAAAGCATGCCAAATGGTGAGTGGTTGGAACGAGTGAGCAATAAGAAGGGTCTTGAAGACGTTCTGCTGCAATGCCACAAGATAATGAAGACATTTCAAGGTTCAGAAGAAACGCTCAGGCACATTCAACGCGTAGAGGAGTCGTTGAAAAGGCTAATCGTCGAGATAGATTAGAGACTTCGCCGTTATCCAGTCAGAACGCTTGAGCTTCGAGTTTCTTCTTAACTTCGCCTATTCGTTTCTGTAGGTCTGCGAACTCTTTGCTTTTCTCTTTGCCCACAGCCTTGTAGCAATCGCGTGCATACTCCAACCCGCCCAACCCGAAGCGATCAAACCCTTTACCTAAAGCAATATCCGCCGACTTCAAGAAGCGTTCAATCGCTGTTTCGTAATCTTTGAGCAGGAAGCTGCACTCAGCCGCCTTGAACAACATGTAAGAACCATCAAAGAAGTTCCCCAGCTTTTCATACAGCTGCGAAGCCAGCAGAAACTTGTCGATCGCTTCCTTGTATTTCGTGCTGTCGTACAGTGCTAGTCCTTCACGATGAATCTTAAGTGGATCCTCTTTGACTGGCTGACTCATTTCACCCTTCACCAACGTTGTTTCAGTATGATAGTTGCACAAGCGTTTTTATGGTTTTCCGAACACCAATCCGCAAAGGCATTTAGGCTCCACGTCGTTAGCAATAGACACAGGAAGTTAAACAAAATGGATGTGTTTGAAGCCATTAGAACTCGACGAAGCATAAGACGCTATGAAAACCGAACAGTTGAAAAGGATAGGCTTACGAGAGTTCTTGAAGCCGCAAGATTGGCGCCGTCGGCATCAAATCGTCAACCATGGAGCTTCATAGTTGTCACCGAACCAGAAATGAGGGAAAAACTGAGAGCGGCATACAATCGTGACTGGTTTGTAACCGCGCCAGTTATTATAGTTGCATGCGTGGCTCCAGGCATGGCTTGGTCTAAAGAGGGCGAGGAATACAGTAAGGTGGATGTCTCAATAGCCATGGAACACCTTATACTCACGGCTTGGGAGCTGGGCCTAGGAACATGCTGGATAGCAGCATTCAAAGAGCAAGAAGTCAAAAACGTGCTAGGTATCCCAGACAGTGTTCGTGTTATTGCGATGACGCCGCTTGGTTACCCCGCTGAACAAAAGGATCCAGTGACGGATCGAAAACCTCTCGACACAATAGTCCGCTATGAACACTGGTAGGAACACATGAAACGCTGGGGCCAAGACTTGACTTCAAGGAGTTGTTATCAATTGTGCGTGCAGGAAATTAACCACTGCTACAGCCGAAACGCGAGGCGGGGGCTAGATCATGAAAGTCTGTGATGCCCATGTGCACTTGGGCGAATCTGGACCCTGGCAGCCATACGGAGACCCAACAATCTACATCGAGAGCTTGATGCCTATCCTCGATAAACACAAGATCGCTAGAGCACTAGTTTTCCCAAATCCAAACGTGGGCGACAAATATCCCGAAACCAACGACTATATTGCGCAATGCGTTAGGAAATACTCAAAAAGGCTCGTGGGCTTTGGACGCATCGACCCAAGAAGAGGCGCCGATGCGGTCAAGGAGCTAGAGAGGATCAAAAGCAAGCTCAAGCTATCTGGAATAAAACTACATCCCATGGTTGAATGCTTCCGCCCAGACCACCCATTCTTTGCAAAGTTCTTCAAACAAGCCGAGGAGCTGAGGCTGCCAGTCCTCATTCATACTGGCGATGGCTTCTCCGCCGCAGGCTTAGCTGCAAAAGTGGCGAAGAAACATCCACACATGGTCATGATTCTTGCACATCTGAGAGAAGGCTGTGTCAGCGCGTTGAAGGACTCTCACAACATCCATGTGGAAACTTCTGGAACGCTACCTGAATTCGTTGAAATGGCAACAGATGTAGACGAGAACCGAGTGCTATTCGGCTCCGACATCCCATACTACCGATTTCCAACACAAGCAGCAATCATCGAGGCAGCAGAAATCTCAAACAAAGCCAAGAGAAAAGCGTACTTCGAGAACTTCAACAAACTGTTCAAAGAGCAAAAAGAATGAGCATCAGCGTCCCAAGGCTTGAA belongs to Candidatus Bathyarchaeia archaeon and includes:
- a CDS encoding glycine C-acetyltransferase — protein: MRDPTKFLAQEYQELVKNQLDWKIRVLEGPSTAWCKVDGKKVLMLCSNNYLSLSTHPKVKEAALKAIETHGAGSGSVRPIAGTMDMHIELEKRLAKFKHAEASLVYQTGFAANAGLIPQLAGKEDLMISDELNHGSIIDGVRLSHSERAVYKHSNMKDLEMVLNEAEKHTPSYRRILIMTDGVFSMDGDITPLDQIAKLGAEHGAMVYVDDAHGEGVLGDGGRGIVSHFKLSRSNVHVEMGTFSKAFGVVGGHISGSQDLVNFAFNKSRTWLLSGSHPPPVAAACIAAIDVLEKEPQHVKNLWDNTRYFKKTMKDLGFNIGNSQTPITPVIVGESGVAKKLSSRLFEEGIFALPIVFPMVARDKARIRTMMNAQLTTEDLDFAIRAFEKIGKELHII
- a CDS encoding amidohydrolase family protein, which gives rise to MKVCDAHVHLGESGPWQPYGDPTIYIESLMPILDKHKIARALVFPNPNVGDKYPETNDYIAQCVRKYSKRLVGFGRIDPRRGADAVKELERIKSKLKLSGIKLHPMVECFRPDHPFFAKFFKQAEELRLPVLIHTGDGFSAAGLAAKVAKKHPHMVMILAHLREGCVSALKDSHNIHVETSGTLPEFVEMATDVDENRVLFGSDIPYYRFPTQAAIIEAAEISNKAKRKAYFENFNKLFKEQKE
- a CDS encoding ATP-dependent DNA ligase; translation: MHTVFRDLCELGEKLGSTTKRLAKISLAAVFLRSLQPEEVEPAVSMLLGRPFPRWDQRVLDISWATLSGVVKRITDLDWSSFRVAYGQSGDLGSAIKVVFDSSKIRKQATLFDKPLTIMEVRRTFENIAEASGSGSRERKERLMITLFGQVSSLEAKYLVKILIGEVRTGFNEGLMEMAVAKAFEVPLEEVQTSSMLTGDIGETASILRTKGREGIAQLGFRIFRPVKPMMAQMAENVEEALKEAGGSVAFEYKLDGARIQVHKSDNEVRVYSRRLTDVTGSLPEVVELIREEIKARHAILEGEVIAVGKDRGSPLLFQHLMRRFRRVHEVDEMTKEIPVELQLFDVIFLDGESLVNMPYAERRKRLVNIAGAIQLTKQIVTDNERQAEEFLREALNSGHEGLVAKKLDSPYTPGIRGKRWFKIKQVLEPLDLVIVAAEWGYGRRHNWLSDYYLAARDTQTGEFMSVGKTFKGLTDQEIIDMTGRLKALIVREEPHRVIVAPKVVVEVAYNEIQKSPKYECGMALRFARIMRIRDDKAPEDADTIQHIREIYEKQYEKKARL
- a CDS encoding rubrerythrin family protein, translated to MPKTVENLKNAFAGESQANRRYTAFARKADEEGFPQVAKLFRAAAEAETVHALNHLRIIGEIRSSAENLEAALSGETFEFQKMYPEYLRVAKEEGDKQAAWSFEVANKVEQIHAGLYSKAIEAVKTKKDLSKVDYYVCGVCGNTVEGSPPEICSICGAPKNKFSKIT
- a CDS encoding MFS transporter, with protein sequence MAESENLFWQRGFIVPLFSIFFKLKLAVTPEQIGTIFALGSVTLAIGTFLAPAIANKLGKVKAVVTCQYLSMPFIMGVALAPNLPLATFAYLVRGALMKMAGPINTTLQMEMVSENERATTSGLMIIVDNIPQAITASISGVLMTGNDFYSPFLFTTATYFSASSQFYLFFRKTEKNRRNTGITKLCKLRTACQSMWALRTRQVFLSSARAQTRL
- a CDS encoding FAD-dependent oxidoreductase; this translates as MNLVIIGCGVAGVTAATTLKQNNPEANVTIYTDENYLYYPRPKLYNILSGEAQPEEIYAFQKEWFENRGIRIYTRRKAISIDIARNELLLKDGARTNYDKLLLANGAHPFIPPIKGTDREGVFSLRSMEDAIAIREYAKKGGKAIVIGGGLLGLEFAASLRRLGQDVDVVEIFPRLLPNQLDIDGAEVLRSQIEKLGVNVVLGVKTQEVSGDQEVSGVVLDNGTELQGGLVLFSAGVRPNVELAADTGIKVSKGVVVDQYLQTSAPNVYAAGDVAEFEGKVYGIIPAAEEQARTAALNMLDKNQEYRGTVSSNTLKIVGIDLTSIGLANPEGSRFEEVKKIEKERGVYKKVVLDQGRIVGAILLGDRRAATAITKLMELGRDITEHKDDILEDTFDFRKALSPR
- a CDS encoding extradiol ring-cleavage dioxygenase; protein product: MGLVYACVAPHGAEIIPQLAGEKLDAFSKTRRGMETLASEMKDHKVSTIVVATPHNLRLRGNIGVVVTEFAEGSLKTEGGSVQIRFKCDRALAEVILQGTQKAKLPVVAVNYGTADGEASCMPLDWGALIPLWFFGCQKKKTKVVIVTPSREIPLNDLVRFGRVIAKAAEKSRTRVALVASADQAHTHNKRGPYGFHADATKFDKLVVDAVKEGNLKRLLSLDRQLVENAKPDSLWQIATLIGVSEHVPMKGRLVSYEAPTYFGMLCAAYTTL
- a CDS encoding nitroreductase family protein, encoding MDVFEAIRTRRSIRRYENRTVEKDRLTRVLEAARLAPSASNRQPWSFIVVTEPEMREKLRAAYNRDWFVTAPVIIVACVAPGMAWSKEGEEYSKVDVSIAMEHLILTAWELGLGTCWIAAFKEQEVKNVLGIPDSVRVIAMTPLGYPAEQKDPVTDRKPLDTIVRYEHW